In the Siphonobacter curvatus genome, one interval contains:
- a CDS encoding RagB/SusD family nutrient uptake outer membrane protein: MKRYYKGLVYASLLAILSGTNACTNLDETLYNEIDASAYYNNRQEILSAVLRPYTHANAWTAPTGQNGHWRITELSADQLAWPQKGRHGYDDAQWIRLHGHSWSYTENTVWNPYSLMFTGVGFCNNALGDFSRVDFAKAGVSEAEKNAFIAELRVFRAYHYMKLMDMYGNIPIVTTVGTPTSPETRPRAEVFAFVEKELTESVDLLPNLEKKYIGRITKAAGYSMLAELYLNAEVWSGKARWDECIAACDKIISGQTGGLNGAPVLDQDLVSTYNNTNDNSKEILFQLVYDAQLTPTRCGWSGDFYHFNQRFIYDGDANGNNGVVVIPSAYDAFKDTDLRKKQWFLIGPQFYAADPTRPVLGTEEYKDKQLVFVKEIRRASENGTASSMITGEENSGARFNKYRPGRQSETKYWSNDWALYRLSEIYYNKAEALMRKSGGTATAEAVKLVNDVRKRAFSAADFEKEAYTTATLTLDEMLAERGREFIFEGKRRTDLIRFGKFVTASWWDHTPSGDQNKNLYPLPQRQLAANPNLKQNPGYPAQ, encoded by the coding sequence ATGAAACGTTACTATAAAGGGCTGGTGTATGCTAGCTTGCTGGCGATTCTCTCGGGTACGAATGCCTGTACCAATCTGGACGAAACGCTGTATAATGAAATTGATGCTTCTGCATATTATAATAACCGTCAGGAAATTCTTTCAGCCGTACTGCGTCCGTATACGCACGCCAACGCCTGGACGGCTCCGACGGGACAGAACGGTCACTGGCGGATTACCGAACTTTCGGCCGATCAGTTAGCCTGGCCACAAAAAGGTCGCCACGGCTACGATGATGCCCAGTGGATTCGTCTGCACGGTCATAGCTGGTCATATACCGAAAACACCGTGTGGAATCCTTACAGCCTAATGTTTACGGGGGTAGGTTTCTGTAACAATGCCCTAGGCGATTTTAGCCGCGTGGATTTCGCGAAAGCCGGGGTAAGTGAAGCGGAGAAGAATGCGTTCATTGCTGAACTGCGGGTGTTCCGGGCGTATCACTACATGAAGCTCATGGACATGTACGGTAATATTCCCATCGTAACCACGGTAGGAACGCCAACGAGTCCCGAGACGCGTCCCCGGGCCGAAGTCTTCGCTTTCGTGGAAAAGGAATTAACCGAAAGCGTTGATTTGCTGCCCAACCTGGAGAAAAAATACATTGGTCGGATTACGAAAGCCGCTGGGTACTCCATGCTGGCTGAGCTGTACCTGAACGCCGAAGTATGGTCAGGGAAAGCTCGTTGGGATGAGTGTATTGCGGCTTGTGACAAGATCATCAGCGGTCAGACGGGAGGTCTAAACGGAGCTCCGGTATTGGATCAGGATCTGGTTTCTACCTACAACAATACGAACGATAACTCCAAAGAAATCCTGTTTCAACTCGTATACGATGCTCAGTTGACACCCACGCGTTGTGGCTGGAGTGGTGACTTCTACCACTTCAACCAGCGGTTTATCTACGACGGTGATGCTAACGGAAACAATGGGGTAGTGGTGATCCCATCCGCTTACGATGCCTTCAAGGATACGGATCTTCGCAAGAAACAGTGGTTTTTAATTGGCCCCCAATTCTACGCGGCTGATCCTACCCGTCCGGTATTGGGTACGGAAGAATACAAAGATAAGCAACTCGTATTCGTGAAGGAAATCCGTCGGGCGAGTGAAAACGGAACGGCTTCTTCCATGATTACGGGTGAAGAAAACAGCGGTGCTCGTTTCAATAAGTACCGTCCGGGCCGTCAGTCCGAGACGAAGTACTGGAGCAACGACTGGGCCTTGTACCGTCTGTCAGAAATCTATTACAACAAAGCCGAAGCCCTCATGCGGAAAAGCGGTGGTACGGCTACGGCTGAAGCCGTTAAACTGGTCAACGATGTTCGCAAGCGGGCCTTCTCCGCCGCTGATTTCGAGAAAGAAGCCTACACGACGGCTACGCTGACGTTGGATGAAATGCTGGCCGAACGTGGTCGCGAGTTCATCTTCGAAGGCAAACGCCGGACGGATCTGATTCGCTTTGGCAAATTTGTGACCGCCAGCTGGTGGGATCACACGCCGAGCGGTGATCAAAACAAAAACCTGTATCCGCTGCCGCAGCGTCAGTTGGCAGCGAACCCGAACCTGAAGCAAAACCCAGGTTATCCTGCTCAATAA
- a CDS encoding family 16 glycoside hydrolase gives MQLKQPYKPLLWGLMVGCVLHSGVWAQQTPTGQALKLTDLSAFKKPNGSNWQIVGDASAPLSATLSTSKGSGILVNLPNEKNKANLLSTLEHGDIDLELDYLMAKGSNSGIYLQGRYEIQLMDSWGVKGAKIGDNGSIYQRWDDKRGAGKEGYEGQAARQNASKAPGLWQHLRISFQAPRFDAKGVKVENARIVRLELNGVAIHENVELSGPTRGPLANNEVARGPILIQGDHGAVAFRNIQYTAYDTPRPALTSLTYQVYTGAYDKEPDLKTATPASKGNAKSLSAGVVSTPSNFLIQYKGTLQVKEAGSYTMQVVGVNGFTALKVNGKSVGDWTMRSAPVTVELPAGNVPIELVYSKLNGRGAPSLGLMISGTGLRPFYLGDGNAEGMTGNENGPILIEAANPIVHRSFMDVPNGRERVRVTHAISVGSPQEVHYTYDLDKGALVQVWKGEFLDATPMWNSRGDGSSRPTGMVQRFGVPALSLSRLSSPQAAWVADTVGSQFRPKGYTLKENQPTFRYQSYGSMVEDAIQVLPGREGVKREITVEKPAADLYARLAQAERIQTLSDQLYLIGDKAYYIQLEGGVKPLIRQVNGQQELLVPMRSGKLSYSLLF, from the coding sequence ATGCAATTGAAACAACCGTATAAACCTCTGCTCTGGGGGTTGATGGTCGGCTGCGTGCTTCACTCCGGTGTTTGGGCGCAGCAGACGCCCACGGGGCAGGCCTTGAAGCTGACCGATCTGAGTGCCTTCAAGAAACCGAATGGTTCGAACTGGCAGATTGTAGGGGACGCTTCAGCACCCCTGTCGGCCACACTCAGTACGAGTAAAGGCTCGGGTATACTGGTCAATCTTCCCAACGAGAAAAATAAAGCCAACCTGCTTTCTACGCTCGAACACGGAGACATCGATCTGGAGCTTGACTACCTGATGGCCAAAGGTTCCAACTCAGGCATTTACCTGCAGGGTCGTTACGAAATCCAGCTCATGGACAGCTGGGGCGTCAAAGGAGCTAAAATCGGTGACAACGGTTCCATCTACCAACGCTGGGATGACAAACGCGGAGCGGGTAAAGAAGGTTACGAAGGCCAGGCCGCCCGGCAAAACGCCAGCAAGGCTCCCGGTCTGTGGCAACACCTGCGGATCTCCTTTCAGGCTCCTCGTTTTGATGCCAAAGGCGTAAAGGTTGAAAATGCCCGTATCGTCCGACTCGAACTCAATGGTGTGGCCATCCACGAAAACGTAGAGCTTTCCGGTCCCACGCGGGGTCCGCTGGCCAATAATGAAGTAGCCCGTGGCCCGATCCTGATTCAGGGCGATCACGGAGCGGTGGCTTTCCGTAATATTCAATACACTGCGTACGATACACCTCGTCCCGCTTTAACCTCTCTGACCTATCAAGTATACACCGGTGCTTACGACAAGGAACCCGATCTGAAGACGGCTACGCCCGCTTCGAAAGGAAATGCCAAATCCCTGTCGGCTGGTGTCGTTTCCACGCCAAGTAACTTCCTGATTCAGTACAAGGGCACGCTGCAAGTCAAAGAAGCGGGTTCGTACACGATGCAGGTGGTGGGCGTCAATGGTTTTACCGCCTTGAAAGTAAACGGTAAATCGGTCGGTGATTGGACCATGCGGAGTGCTCCCGTAACGGTAGAACTACCCGCCGGGAATGTGCCGATTGAACTGGTCTATTCCAAACTCAACGGTCGCGGTGCACCTTCGCTCGGACTGATGATTTCGGGTACGGGCCTGCGTCCCTTTTACCTGGGGGATGGGAATGCGGAAGGCATGACGGGTAACGAAAATGGCCCCATCCTGATTGAAGCGGCTAACCCCATTGTGCACCGTAGTTTCATGGACGTTCCCAATGGTCGGGAGCGGGTACGCGTCACGCATGCCATTTCGGTAGGTAGTCCGCAGGAGGTTCACTATACCTACGATCTTGACAAGGGAGCCCTGGTGCAAGTCTGGAAAGGGGAATTTCTCGATGCTACGCCCATGTGGAACAGTCGGGGCGATGGCTCTTCACGGCCTACGGGTATGGTGCAACGGTTCGGTGTACCGGCTTTGAGCCTGAGTCGTCTGTCTTCGCCGCAGGCCGCCTGGGTCGCGGATACGGTGGGCAGTCAGTTCCGTCCGAAAGGCTATACGCTGAAGGAAAATCAGCCGACGTTCCGCTACCAGAGCTACGGTTCGATGGTAGAGGATGCCATTCAGGTATTGCCCGGTCGGGAAGGCGTGAAACGTGAGATTACGGTAGAAAAACCAGCCGCTGATCTGTACGCCCGTCTGGCTCAGGCCGAGCGTATTCAAACGCTCAGTGATCAGTTGTACCTGATTGGTGATAAAGCCTACTACATCCAGTTGGAAGGTGGTGTGAAACCCCTGATTCGTCAGGTGAATGGCCAGCAGGAACTGCTCGTGCCCATGCGTAGTGGAAAACTCAGTTACTCCCTTTTATTCTAA
- a CDS encoding c-type cytochrome, with product MALLHTSWFRRASMLASLALTTTLAVAQESPKEEDFFRIFRVPAPEGTLLEVGGMTVLPNGDLGVSTRRGDIYIVENPTSRRPFFRKFASGLHEILGLVYKNGSLYCAQRGELTKLTDTDKDGKADVLETVYAWPLSGHYHEYSFGPKIAPDGSFFVSGNVAFGNEEWWAGESRVPWRGWVMNITEDGQMKPWATGVRSPCGLGIIDGELFYSDNQGDWIGSGGVWHLKKGAWVGHPAGLRWSDLPNSPVKIKQEEVYAIVDSRRRRDANGRAIKPENVVDETPIPLYTLKEKFPALQLPAVWLPHGIQGISNSEILEIPQGNFGPFAGQVLVGDQGQSKIMRVFMEKINDEYQGASFDFRAGFQSGVLRMAWGKDGSLFVGETNRGWGSAGEASEGLQRLVWNEKTPFEMKAVRAMPDGFEIEFTQPVDRKSAEDLASYTVDSFVYKYHPVYGSPPILRESNPIKGVKVSEDGLKARLIVDNLRRYYIHELRLDGVRSTEGFYSLVHPQAFYTLNNIPTGKKLAMSEVSTRSTAVAAETSAPEKETPATGTGKTTPAKTGPKTVKVNVPSYDEVKPLLTKHTCLACHQISKRQVGPAYTEVAKRGYTNEKIVELIHNPKPENWPDYATEMPPMPQVPKADALKIAAWINSLKK from the coding sequence ATGGCTTTACTGCATACTTCCTGGTTCCGTCGGGCGTCGATGCTGGCTTCGCTGGCACTGACGACTACGCTCGCCGTGGCTCAGGAATCACCCAAAGAAGAAGATTTTTTCCGCATCTTTCGCGTACCCGCTCCTGAAGGTACACTGTTGGAAGTAGGCGGAATGACCGTATTGCCCAACGGAGACTTGGGCGTATCCACCCGCCGGGGTGATATTTATATTGTCGAAAACCCGACCAGCCGTCGGCCATTCTTCCGCAAGTTTGCGAGCGGTCTGCACGAAATACTGGGTCTGGTTTATAAAAACGGCTCTTTGTACTGTGCCCAACGCGGGGAGCTCACTAAACTAACCGATACGGATAAGGACGGCAAAGCCGATGTACTGGAAACGGTATACGCCTGGCCTTTGTCTGGACACTATCACGAGTACAGTTTCGGTCCTAAAATTGCTCCGGACGGTAGCTTCTTTGTTTCGGGCAACGTGGCTTTTGGTAACGAAGAATGGTGGGCGGGCGAAAGTCGCGTCCCCTGGCGGGGTTGGGTGATGAACATTACCGAAGACGGGCAAATGAAACCCTGGGCTACGGGCGTACGCTCGCCCTGCGGTTTGGGTATCATCGACGGTGAATTATTCTACAGCGATAACCAGGGCGACTGGATTGGTTCGGGTGGCGTATGGCACCTGAAAAAAGGAGCTTGGGTGGGTCACCCGGCAGGCTTACGCTGGTCGGACCTGCCGAACTCACCCGTGAAGATCAAGCAGGAGGAGGTGTACGCGATTGTGGATTCCCGTCGTCGTCGCGATGCCAATGGTCGGGCCATCAAACCCGAGAACGTGGTCGACGAAACGCCGATTCCTTTATACACGCTGAAAGAGAAATTCCCGGCTCTGCAATTGCCCGCCGTTTGGTTACCCCACGGTATCCAGGGTATTTCCAACTCCGAAATTCTCGAAATTCCTCAGGGTAATTTCGGTCCGTTCGCCGGACAGGTACTGGTCGGTGATCAGGGGCAGTCGAAGATCATGCGGGTGTTCATGGAAAAAATTAACGATGAATACCAGGGAGCTTCCTTCGATTTCCGGGCGGGTTTCCAGTCAGGCGTCCTGCGGATGGCCTGGGGTAAAGACGGATCACTGTTCGTCGGTGAAACCAACCGGGGCTGGGGCTCCGCCGGTGAAGCCAGCGAAGGGCTGCAACGCTTGGTCTGGAATGAAAAAACGCCGTTCGAAATGAAGGCCGTACGGGCCATGCCCGATGGGTTTGAAATCGAATTTACGCAACCCGTGGATCGCAAATCGGCCGAAGACTTGGCTTCGTATACGGTAGATAGCTTTGTTTATAAGTACCACCCGGTGTATGGTAGCCCTCCAATTCTACGGGAGAGTAATCCGATTAAAGGGGTTAAAGTATCGGAAGATGGACTGAAAGCTCGCCTGATTGTCGATAACCTGCGTCGCTACTACATCCACGAACTGCGTCTGGATGGTGTGCGGAGTACGGAAGGCTTTTACTCACTGGTACACCCGCAGGCCTTCTATACCCTGAACAATATTCCAACGGGTAAAAAACTGGCGATGAGTGAAGTTAGTACGCGGAGCACGGCCGTAGCCGCTGAAACGTCCGCTCCGGAAAAAGAAACGCCTGCTACGGGTACCGGAAAAACCACTCCTGCCAAAACCGGACCCAAAACCGTAAAGGTAAATGTACCGAGCTACGATGAAGTGAAGCCCTTACTGACCAAGCATACCTGCTTGGCCTGCCATCAGATCAGCAAGCGTCAGGTGGGTCCGGCGTATACGGAAGTAGCTAAGCGGGGATATACCAACGAAAAAATTGTTGAGCTGATTCACAATCCTAAGCCTGAAAACTGGCCGGATTACGCCACGGAAATGCCGCCCATGCCGCAGGTTCCAAAAGCGGATGCGCTGAAAATTGCAGCCTGGATTAATTCGTTGAAAAAGTAA
- a CDS encoding MOSC domain-containing protein, whose translation MAEERPMHGLMNHFSQPGTLEWIGLRTGPRKPVESVSETYVRIGTGLDGDRYKGQPESKRQVTLISREHLDAVASFVGREQVDPADVRRNLVIRGVNLQALKGKQFKIGEVVLEYTGECHPCSRMEEVLGVGGYNAMRGHGGITAKVLQEGTIQVGDSLEVLDEAQASEKE comes from the coding sequence ATGGCAGAGGAAAGACCCATGCACGGACTGATGAATCATTTTAGCCAGCCCGGCACCCTGGAATGGATTGGCTTACGAACCGGTCCGCGTAAACCCGTAGAATCCGTATCCGAAACCTACGTACGCATCGGTACGGGACTCGATGGTGACCGCTACAAAGGTCAACCCGAAAGTAAGCGACAAGTCACGCTGATTTCCCGCGAGCATTTGGATGCCGTCGCTTCTTTCGTGGGCCGTGAGCAGGTAGATCCGGCTGACGTACGCAGAAACCTGGTCATTCGGGGCGTTAACCTACAGGCCTTAAAAGGGAAACAGTTTAAAATCGGCGAGGTCGTCCTCGAATACACGGGCGAATGCCATCCCTGCAGTCGGATGGAAGAAGTGCTGGGGGTGGGGGGCTACAATGCCATGCGGGGGCACGGCGGCATTACGGCGAAAGTCTTACAGGAAGGAACGATTCAGGTCGGCGATTCGCTGGAAGTGTTGGACGAAGCACAAGCGTCTGAAAAAGAGTAG
- a CDS encoding sensor histidine kinase yields the protein MKTFIHRLFSLPFIQLSGANVWMLLGIVSWTVPLGNFVWLGKPYIQNGKIFLVTTSASYLIVFGGLLIQAVLIRRIISHYPGIEQTPKRIALELGVFVLMNTVVTVLIFWGVYKQVGVYERMATFAPTFSTYVTIGCISITASFLTVGLYESYYTFQKWKEKTLMAEAYKREALVNQLEILKNQVNPHFLFNSLNVLSMLITEEPRQAEQFVEQLARVYRYLLQTNDQDLTYLSQELDFIEAYYHLLRTRYQQGVELSIEVAASYREWLLPPLTLQLLVENAVKHNRIQPHQPLRITIDVTAEGWLRVGNNLQRKTTRVVSHQVGLANIASKYRLLAQPEPIISDTDGHFVVTMPLLAPAVI from the coding sequence ATGAAAACGTTTATCCACCGTTTATTCAGCTTACCGTTTATTCAGCTATCCGGAGCGAATGTCTGGATGTTACTGGGCATTGTTTCCTGGACCGTACCCCTAGGCAACTTTGTATGGCTGGGCAAACCCTACATTCAGAACGGGAAGATTTTTCTGGTGACCACCAGTGCCTCGTACCTGATTGTTTTTGGCGGATTATTGATTCAGGCGGTACTCATCCGTCGAATTATCAGCCACTATCCAGGTATTGAACAAACGCCGAAACGGATTGCTCTGGAGTTAGGGGTGTTTGTCCTAATGAATACCGTAGTTACGGTGCTCATCTTCTGGGGGGTGTACAAACAGGTAGGTGTGTATGAACGAATGGCGACTTTTGCTCCCACCTTTTCTACGTATGTAACGATTGGTTGCATCAGTATTACGGCCAGTTTTTTGACCGTAGGCTTGTACGAGAGTTATTATACTTTTCAAAAATGGAAAGAAAAGACCCTCATGGCCGAAGCCTACAAACGCGAAGCGCTGGTCAATCAATTGGAAATTCTCAAAAATCAGGTCAATCCGCACTTTCTCTTTAACAGTCTGAATGTGCTTTCGATGCTGATTACGGAGGAACCCCGTCAGGCGGAGCAGTTCGTCGAACAGCTCGCTCGCGTCTATCGGTATTTGCTGCAAACCAATGATCAGGATTTGACCTATCTTTCCCAAGAACTGGATTTCATCGAAGCCTACTATCATTTGCTCCGGACCCGCTATCAGCAAGGGGTTGAATTATCGATTGAGGTAGCCGCTTCGTATCGGGAGTGGTTATTACCCCCGTTAACACTACAATTGCTGGTTGAAAACGCGGTGAAACACAATCGAATCCAGCCCCACCAGCCCTTACGGATTACGATTGATGTTACCGCAGAAGGCTGGTTACGGGTAGGTAATAACCTGCAACGCAAAACAACGCGGGTCGTATCGCATCAGGTAGGGCTGGCTAACATTGCTTCGAAGTATCGCCTACTAGCTCAGCCTGAACCTATCATTAGTGATACTGACGGTCACTTTGTGGTAACCATGCCGCTCTTAGCCCCGGCTGTGATCTAA
- a CDS encoding (2Fe-2S) ferredoxin domain-containing protein, with protein sequence MKYKKHLFICTNQKPAPKRSCGEEHGLALVEAFKGRIKELGLQVDIRAQKTGCLDVCAFGPAMVVYPEGVFYGNVQLSDVEEIVQSHLVGNQVVERLKLNV encoded by the coding sequence ATGAAATATAAAAAGCATCTTTTCATCTGTACCAATCAAAAACCCGCCCCGAAGCGTTCCTGTGGCGAAGAACACGGATTGGCGCTGGTAGAAGCCTTCAAGGGAAGAATCAAGGAACTGGGTTTGCAAGTCGACATTCGGGCTCAGAAGACGGGCTGTCTGGACGTATGTGCGTTCGGACCTGCCATGGTCGTGTATCCGGAAGGCGTGTTTTACGGAAATGTCCAATTATCCGACGTGGAAGAAATTGTTCAGAGCCATCTCGTTGGGAATCAGGTCGTCGAACGCCTGAAGCTCAACGTATAG
- a CDS encoding OmpA family protein, producing MKRVIVKGMWMMVLVSTLSSSFFSCNRNAQEPKKSKFNKTQKGAAIGVGAGAVVGGVIGSASKNTAIGAILGATVGGAAGAIIGRKMDKQAKQIEKDMGEAAKVERVGEGIRVTMDGQLLFAYNSTEISPQTRENLAKLAETLKKNPDTNLLIEGHADNRGTAEYNQDLSERRAAAVSSFLRQEGVGASRMTIKGYGFNQPVASNDTEDGRRLNRRVEIAISANEQMKQDAQKGQ from the coding sequence ATGAAACGCGTCATTGTAAAAGGTATGTGGATGATGGTTTTGGTTTCCACGCTTAGTTCCAGTTTTTTCTCGTGTAACCGAAACGCTCAAGAACCGAAAAAGTCCAAGTTTAATAAAACCCAGAAAGGGGCTGCGATCGGCGTAGGTGCCGGAGCTGTAGTAGGAGGCGTGATTGGTAGTGCTTCGAAGAATACTGCGATTGGTGCGATTCTGGGAGCTACCGTAGGGGGTGCCGCCGGAGCTATCATTGGTCGTAAGATGGATAAACAGGCCAAACAGATTGAGAAGGATATGGGCGAAGCAGCTAAGGTAGAACGCGTCGGCGAAGGGATTCGCGTAACGATGGATGGCCAGTTACTCTTTGCCTATAACTCGACGGAAATCAGTCCGCAAACCCGCGAAAATCTGGCCAAACTAGCCGAAACGCTGAAGAAAAATCCGGATACGAATTTGCTGATTGAAGGTCACGCCGATAACCGGGGTACGGCCGAATACAATCAGGATCTGTCCGAACGCCGGGCCGCTGCGGTGTCAAGCTTCTTGCGTCAGGAAGGCGTAGGAGCTAGTCGGATGACCATCAAAGGGTACGGTTTCAATCAACCCGTAGCCAGCAATGATACCGAAGACGGTCGTCGCCTGAACCGTCGGGTAGAAATCGCGATTTCTGCCAACGAACAAATGAAACAGGACGCTCAGAAGGGACAATAA
- a CDS encoding porin family protein yields the protein MKKLAIIFAFCLATTSVFAQSTTARTGIRGGFSASNLRIKEYTERNPLYGFHVSAFTQIPVITDFLYIQPEVGYTNKGTRATFNVANFENESKFKLNYLEVPVLATFKIGDFVDIHAGPYFGYLLKAAAENNNNLGGSSTVLDTDNFKRFDYGVGAGLTLYFGKFLISTRYNLGLQKVADSFVAQQVLGNAKNTSAQLSVGVTL from the coding sequence ATGAAAAAACTCGCAATTATTTTTGCCTTCTGTCTGGCTACGACCAGCGTTTTTGCCCAGTCTACCACGGCTCGTACTGGGATTCGGGGCGGCTTCTCGGCCAGTAATCTTCGCATCAAAGAATATACGGAGCGAAATCCCTTATACGGCTTCCACGTCAGTGCTTTTACGCAAATTCCGGTGATTACCGATTTCCTGTATATCCAGCCGGAAGTAGGCTATACTAACAAGGGAACGCGGGCTACCTTTAATGTCGCTAATTTTGAAAATGAGAGCAAGTTCAAACTAAATTATTTGGAAGTACCCGTGCTCGCTACGTTTAAGATTGGAGATTTTGTCGACATTCACGCCGGTCCGTATTTTGGGTATTTGCTAAAAGCTGCCGCGGAGAACAATAACAATTTAGGTGGGTCATCAACGGTACTCGATACCGATAATTTCAAACGGTTTGATTACGGCGTAGGTGCGGGTTTGACCTTGTATTTTGGTAAATTCCTAATCAGTACGCGCTACAACTTGGGCCTGCAGAAAGTGGCGGATTCATTTGTAGCTCAGCAAGTGTTGGGCAATGCGAAAAACACGTCCGCTCAACTCTCGGTTGGTGTAACACTTTAA